One part of the Nocardioides zeae genome encodes these proteins:
- a CDS encoding RecB family exonuclease: MSSPADAATTLAASEEVLGTLSPSRAGDFLTCPLLYRFRHVDRLPERPSLDAVRGTVVHRVLELLFDLPAVERTPERAAGMVPAAWAEVREREPAVEAEFAATGTTEEAWLGTCGTVLARYFALEDPTRLEPAERELYVETLTDTRLLLRGFVDRLDVAPDGQLRVVDYKTGRAPGVGFEGRALFQMKFYALVLQRTRGVLPAMLQLIYLGSGEIIRYVPDESDLRATERKVEAVWEAISTARASGRWEPRPGKLCGWCSHQALCPAYGGTPPPLPAD, from the coding sequence ATGTCCTCGCCCGCCGACGCCGCCACGACGCTCGCCGCGTCGGAGGAGGTGCTCGGCACCCTGTCCCCCAGCCGGGCGGGTGACTTCCTCACCTGCCCGCTGCTCTACCGGTTCCGCCACGTGGACCGGCTGCCCGAGCGCCCCTCGCTCGACGCGGTGCGCGGCACGGTCGTCCACCGGGTGCTCGAGCTGCTCTTCGACCTGCCCGCGGTCGAGCGCACCCCGGAGCGGGCGGCGGGCATGGTGCCCGCCGCGTGGGCCGAGGTGCGGGAGCGCGAGCCGGCGGTGGAGGCGGAGTTCGCCGCGACCGGCACCACCGAGGAGGCGTGGCTCGGCACGTGCGGCACCGTGCTTGCGCGGTACTTCGCGCTGGAGGACCCGACGCGGCTCGAGCCGGCGGAGCGGGAGCTCTACGTGGAGACGCTCACCGACACCCGTCTCCTCCTGCGCGGCTTCGTGGACCGGCTCGACGTCGCGCCCGACGGCCAGCTGCGCGTGGTGGACTACAAGACGGGTCGCGCCCCCGGTGTCGGCTTCGAGGGCCGGGCGCTCTTCCAGATGAAGTTCTACGCCCTCGTGCTGCAGCGCACGCGGGGCGTCCTCCCGGCGATGCTCCAGCTGATCTACCTCGGCAGCGGCGAGATCATCCGCTACGTGCCGGACGAGTCCGACCTGCGGGCGACCGAGCGCAAGGTCGAGGCGGTCTGGGAGGCGATCAGCACCGCGCGCGCGTCGGGCCGCTGGGAGCCGCGGCCGGGCAAGCTCTGCGGGTGGTGCTCCCACCAGGCGCTCTGCCCGGCGTACGGCGGGACTCCCCCGCCGCTGCCGGCCGACTGA
- the arc gene encoding proteasome ATPase, whose product MSTSDDRGLELRLADTQRSLAAVTSQNERLASTLRDARDQITSMKEEIDRLAQPPAGFGVFLQRNDDDTIDIFTGGRKLRVSVSPAVDVETLRKGQEVLLNEALNVVAAFDFEQVGEVVMYKELLADGERVLVIANADEERVVRLAQPLIGHPLRAGDSLLLDSRAGYAYEVVPKSEVEELVLEEVPDIAYESIGGLGAQIEAIQDAVELPYLHPDLFLEHELKPPKGILLYGPPGCGKTLIAKAVANSLAKKVAAKTGEDSDARAFFLNIKGPELLNKYVGETERHIRLVFQRAREKASQGTPVIVFFDEMDSLFRTRGSGVSSDVENTIVPQLLSEIDGVETLENVLVIGASNREDMIDPAILRPGRLDVKIKIERPDAESARDIFSKYLTTNLPLHLDDLAEFGGDRQACVDGMIRATVERMYTESEENRFLEVTYANGDKEVMYFKDFNSGAMIQNIVDRAKKMAIKDFLELQQKGLRVQHLLQACVDEFKENEDLPNTTNPDDWARISGKKGERIVFIRTLITGKQGTEPGRSIDTVSNTGQYL is encoded by the coding sequence ATGTCGACATCCGACGACCGCGGCCTCGAGCTCCGGCTCGCCGACACCCAGCGCTCGCTCGCTGCTGTCACGAGCCAGAACGAGCGCCTCGCGAGCACGCTGCGCGATGCCCGCGACCAGATCACCAGCATGAAGGAGGAGATCGACCGTCTGGCGCAGCCGCCGGCCGGTTTCGGTGTCTTCCTCCAGCGCAACGACGACGACACCATCGACATCTTCACCGGCGGGCGGAAGCTGCGGGTGTCGGTGAGCCCGGCGGTGGACGTCGAGACGCTACGGAAGGGCCAGGAGGTCCTGCTCAACGAAGCCCTCAACGTCGTCGCCGCGTTCGACTTCGAGCAGGTCGGCGAGGTGGTGATGTACAAGGAGCTGCTCGCCGACGGTGAGCGCGTCCTCGTCATCGCCAACGCCGACGAGGAGCGCGTCGTGCGGCTGGCGCAGCCGCTCATCGGGCATCCCCTGCGGGCGGGCGACTCGCTCCTCCTCGACTCCCGGGCGGGCTACGCCTACGAGGTCGTGCCGAAGTCCGAGGTCGAGGAGCTGGTGCTCGAGGAGGTGCCCGACATCGCGTACGAGTCGATCGGCGGCCTCGGTGCGCAGATCGAGGCGATCCAGGACGCGGTCGAGCTGCCCTACCTGCACCCCGACCTGTTCCTCGAGCACGAGCTGAAGCCGCCGAAGGGCATCCTGCTCTACGGCCCGCCCGGCTGCGGCAAGACGCTCATCGCGAAGGCGGTCGCCAACTCGCTCGCCAAGAAGGTCGCGGCGAAGACGGGAGAGGACTCGGACGCGCGGGCGTTCTTCCTCAACATCAAGGGCCCCGAGCTGCTCAACAAGTACGTCGGCGAGACCGAGCGCCACATCCGCCTCGTGTTCCAGCGGGCGCGGGAGAAGGCGAGCCAGGGCACGCCGGTCATCGTGTTCTTCGACGAGATGGACTCGCTGTTCCGCACGCGCGGCTCGGGCGTCTCCTCCGACGTCGAGAACACGATCGTCCCGCAGCTGCTGAGCGAGATCGACGGCGTCGAGACGCTGGAGAACGTGCTCGTCATCGGTGCCTCCAACCGCGAGGACATGATCGACCCGGCCATCCTGCGGCCCGGCCGGCTCGACGTGAAGATCAAGATCGAGCGGCCCGACGCGGAGTCGGCCCGCGACATCTTCAGCAAGTACCTGACGACCAACCTGCCGTTGCACCTCGACGACCTCGCCGAGTTCGGCGGCGACCGCCAGGCCTGCGTCGACGGCATGATCCGCGCCACCGTGGAGCGCATGTACACCGAGAGCGAGGAGAACCGCTTCCTCGAGGTGACCTACGCGAACGGTGACAAGGAGGTCATGTACTTCAAGGACTTCAACTCGGGCGCGATGATCCAGAACATCGTCGACCGCGCGAAGAAGATGGCGATCAAGGACTTCCTCGAGCTCCAGCAGAAGGGGCTGCGCGTGCAGCACCTGCTGCAGGCCTGCGTCGACGAGTTCAAGGAGAACGAGGACCTGCCCAACACGACCAACCCCGACGACTGGGCGCGGATCTCCGGCAAGAAGGGCGAGCGGATCGTCTTCATCCGCACGCTCATCACCGGCAAGCAGGGCACGGAGCCCGGCCGCTCGATCGACACGGTCAGCAACACGGGCCAGTACCTCTGA
- a CDS encoding tRNA (adenine-N1)-methyltransferase, with product MSDAAPEIDAPAVAPATDAPDVPPEAWSGVHRGPLREGEWVRLTDQKGRRHNFCLEAGKRFFSNRGHLDHDDLIGRDEGFTIPSSAGGEYLVFRPLLSEFVVSMPRGAAVVYPKDSAQIVALADIYPGARVVEAGVGSGALTCSLLRAVGPYGTVTSYERREEFADVARRNVHQFFGAPEGGSHPSWTLRLGDLAEELPRRGERADRVILDMLAPWECVDAVADVLSPGGIVCAYVATTTQLSRVVETLRAHGGFTEPQAWESLVRDWHVEGLAVRPGHKMIGHTAFLVTSRRMAPGQRPPVKKRRPAPGAYGPDYSGPRPGDLPPGIELESTDL from the coding sequence ATGTCCGACGCAGCCCCCGAGATCGACGCCCCCGCCGTGGCCCCGGCGACCGACGCCCCCGACGTGCCCCCGGAGGCGTGGTCGGGCGTCCACCGCGGACCGCTGCGCGAGGGCGAGTGGGTGCGCCTGACCGACCAGAAGGGCCGCCGCCACAACTTCTGCCTCGAGGCCGGCAAGCGGTTCTTCAGCAACCGCGGCCACCTCGACCACGACGACCTCATCGGCCGTGATGAGGGCTTCACGATCCCCTCGTCGGCCGGCGGGGAGTACCTGGTCTTTCGCCCGCTGCTGTCCGAGTTCGTGGTCTCGATGCCGCGGGGCGCCGCGGTCGTCTACCCCAAGGACTCGGCGCAGATCGTCGCCCTCGCCGACATCTACCCCGGCGCGCGGGTCGTCGAGGCGGGCGTCGGCTCCGGCGCGCTCACGTGCTCGCTCCTGCGCGCGGTCGGCCCCTACGGCACGGTGACGAGCTACGAGCGGCGCGAGGAGTTCGCGGACGTCGCGCGACGCAACGTCCACCAGTTCTTCGGCGCCCCCGAGGGGGGCTCGCACCCGTCCTGGACGCTCCGCCTCGGCGACCTCGCCGAGGAACTGCCGCGCCGCGGCGAGCGGGCGGACCGTGTGATCCTCGACATGCTCGCGCCCTGGGAGTGCGTCGACGCGGTGGCCGACGTGCTCAGTCCCGGCGGCATCGTCTGCGCGTACGTCGCGACGACGACCCAGCTGAGCCGGGTCGTCGAGACGCTCCGTGCCCACGGCGGCTTCACGGAGCCGCAGGCGTGGGAGTCGCTCGTGCGTGACTGGCACGTCGAGGGTCTCGCGGTGCGGCCGGGCCACAAGATGATCGGGCACACCGCCTTCCTCGTCACGTCGCGGCGGATGGCGCCGGGCCAGCGCCCTCCGGTCAAGAAGCGGCGTCCGGCGCCGGGCGCCTACGGGCCCGACTACAGCGGTCCGCGGCCGGGCGACCTGCCCCCGGGCATCGAGCTGGAGAGCACCGACCTCTGA
- a CDS encoding site-2 protease family protein translates to MDRADRDATDEPPRAPRPRGTFRVGRIADSDVLVSGSWFLVAGLIAVVLAPRIEQVQPGLGAGKYVAGLAFAVLLYLSVLLHEASHAVAARHYGYRVTSITLHFLGGMTAVETEARRPRDELVIAVVGPLTSIAVGLGAVGLWFVTPDGLLRMAVEALAGANILVGVLNLVPGLPLDGGRVMKAGVWRLTGDPLRGAIAAGWSGRVVAVLSLGWPLLLAAVLDTQPRLIDFVLAGVVAAFLWTGASAVIGNARLRRRLPRLAARPLARRVALVPADVSVAEAVRRAQEQEAGGIVTVGSDGTPVGIVSEAALARMPVERRPWAAVATVARTLDAGLRLPVDVAGEELIDALRRRPAAEYLLVGADGAPYGVLTAGDLDRALRADDR, encoded by the coding sequence GTGGACCGAGCCGACCGCGACGCGACCGACGAGCCGCCCCGCGCTCCCCGTCCCCGCGGCACGTTCCGCGTCGGCCGCATCGCCGACAGCGACGTGCTCGTCTCGGGCTCCTGGTTCCTCGTGGCGGGTCTCATCGCCGTCGTCCTCGCACCTCGCATCGAGCAGGTGCAGCCGGGGCTCGGCGCGGGCAAGTACGTCGCGGGCCTCGCCTTCGCCGTGCTGCTCTACCTCTCGGTGCTGCTCCACGAGGCGTCGCACGCCGTCGCCGCGCGGCACTACGGCTACCGCGTCACCTCCATCACGCTGCACTTCCTCGGCGGCATGACCGCGGTGGAGACGGAGGCGCGCCGACCCCGCGACGAGCTCGTCATCGCCGTGGTCGGGCCGCTCACGTCGATCGCCGTCGGCCTCGGCGCCGTCGGACTGTGGTTCGTCACGCCCGACGGGCTGCTCCGCATGGCCGTCGAGGCGCTCGCGGGCGCGAACATCCTCGTCGGCGTGCTCAACCTCGTGCCCGGGCTGCCCCTCGACGGCGGCCGGGTCATGAAGGCCGGGGTCTGGCGCCTGACGGGCGACCCGCTCCGCGGCGCGATCGCCGCCGGGTGGAGCGGGCGCGTCGTCGCCGTCCTGTCGCTCGGGTGGCCCCTGCTGCTGGCCGCGGTGCTCGACACCCAGCCCCGCCTCATCGACTTCGTCCTCGCCGGCGTGGTCGCGGCCTTCCTGTGGACCGGCGCGAGCGCCGTCATCGGGAACGCCCGGCTACGCCGCCGCCTGCCCCGGCTCGCCGCCCGGCCGCTCGCCCGTCGCGTGGCCCTCGTGCCGGCCGACGTCTCCGTCGCGGAGGCCGTACGGCGCGCGCAGGAGCAGGAGGCCGGGGGCATCGTCACCGTCGGGTCCGACGGCACGCCGGTCGGCATCGTCAGCGAGGCCGCCCTGGCCCGCATGCCGGTCGAGCGTCGCCCCTGGGCGGCCGTGGCGACGGTGGCCCGCACGCTCGACGCCGGCCTCCGGCTGCCCGTCGACGTGGCGGGCGAGGAGCTCATCGACGCGCTGCGGCGCCGGCCCGCGGCGGAGTACCTCCTCGTCGGGGCCGACGGCGCGCCGTACGGGGTCCTGACGGCCGGCGACCTCGATCGGGCCCTGCGCGCCGACGACCGATAA
- a CDS encoding ubiquitin-like protein Pup, translating into MAQEQKQPRSSSEETDEVTAEASNEVAERKEALDDDVDSILDEIDEVLEQNAEDFVKSFIQKGGQ; encoded by the coding sequence GTGGCACAGGAGCAGAAGCAGCCCCGGTCCTCGAGCGAGGAGACCGACGAGGTCACCGCCGAGGCGAGCAACGAGGTCGCGGAGCGCAAGGAGGCGCTCGACGACGACGTCGACTCGATCCTCGACGAGATCGACGAGGTCCTCGAGCAGAACGCGGAGGACTTCGTGAAGTCGTTCATCCAGAAGGGCGGGCAGTGA
- a CDS encoding ABC transporter ATP-binding protein — MTTEVLLDVRDLAVHYPLRGRRGTVRAVDGVDLTVPSGRTVGLVGESGCGKSTLGRAILRLAPVTRGEVRVDGTDLATLRGEELRRRRRDLQMVFQDPLASLNPRQSVETILTEPLRAHGLPAGGDRVAELLDQVGLPRAAGRRYPHEFSGGQRQRIGIARALALRPRLIIADEPVSALDVSIQAQVLNLLADLQAELGLTYLVIAHDLAVVRHVSDEVAVMYLGGIVERAGADELYDRPLHPYTRGLMSAVPVPDPEVEDRRERILLRGDLPSPADPPSGCRFHTRCPFVQADRCRDERPLPRAVDLPGVPTDHVVACHHAERIATGAITTVQPVGSSG, encoded by the coding sequence ATGACGACCGAGGTGCTGCTCGACGTGCGCGACCTCGCCGTGCACTACCCGCTGCGGGGCCGACGGGGCACGGTCCGGGCCGTCGACGGCGTCGACCTCACCGTCCCGTCGGGCCGCACCGTCGGGCTCGTCGGCGAGTCGGGGTGCGGCAAGTCGACCCTGGGTCGCGCGATCCTGCGGCTGGCCCCGGTCACCCGCGGTGAGGTGCGCGTGGACGGCACGGACCTCGCCACCCTGAGGGGCGAGGAGCTGCGACGCCGGCGCCGCGACCTCCAGATGGTGTTCCAGGACCCGCTGGCGAGCCTCAATCCCCGGCAGTCCGTGGAGACGATCCTCACCGAGCCGCTGCGGGCCCACGGGCTCCCCGCGGGCGGCGACCGGGTGGCCGAGCTGCTCGACCAGGTCGGGCTGCCGCGGGCGGCGGGGCGTCGCTACCCCCACGAGTTCTCGGGCGGCCAGCGCCAGCGGATCGGGATCGCGAGGGCGCTGGCGTTGCGGCCGCGGCTGATCATCGCCGACGAGCCCGTCTCGGCCCTCGACGTGTCGATCCAGGCGCAGGTGCTCAACCTCCTGGCCGACCTGCAGGCCGAGCTGGGGCTCACCTACCTGGTCATCGCCCACGACCTCGCCGTCGTCCGGCACGTCTCCGACGAGGTGGCGGTGATGTACCTCGGAGGGATCGTCGAGCGCGCCGGCGCCGACGAGCTCTACGACCGTCCGCTCCACCCCTACACGCGGGGGCTGATGTCGGCCGTGCCCGTCCCCGACCCCGAGGTCGAGGACCGCCGCGAACGCATCCTGCTGCGCGGCGACCTGCCGTCGCCGGCGGACCCGCCGAGCGGCTGCCGGTTCCACACGCGCTGCCCCTTCGTGCAGGCCGACCGCTGCCGGGACGAGCGGCCCCTGCCCCGCGCGGTGGACCTGCCCGGGGTGCCCACCGACCACGTGGTCGCCTGCCACCACGCCGAGCGGATCGCCACGGGCGCGATCACCACGGTGCAGCCGGTCGGCTCGTCGGGATAG
- the dop gene encoding depupylase/deamidase Dop produces the protein MSVRRVMGSEVEYGISVVGQPTANPMVASSQVVNAYASSALRARRARWDFEEENPLRDARGFDLSRGQADPSLLTDEDLGLANSILTNGARLYVDHAHPEYSSPEVVTPLDLVRWDKAGERIMLEATRLAAGLPQGQAIVLYKNNTDNKGASYGAHENYLMRRSTPFADIVRHLTPFFVSRQVVCGAGRVGIGQDGRTHGFQVSQRADFFEVEVGLETTLKRPIINTRDEPHADPDLHRRLHVIIGDANLAEVSTYLKVGTTALVLAMIEDGFIDADLSVDGPVAALRAVSHDPSLTHLVTLKDGRRLTAVQLQRVYLELAHAYVDERLGGDVDAATKDVLVRWGSVLDRLERDPFECAGELDWVAKYALLRQYQERDGLDWDDAKLHLIDLQYSDIRPEKGLYHRLVAAGRIERLLTDEQVAAAIHEPPEDTRAYFRGRCIEKFGDSVAAASWDSVIFDLPGRESLQRIPTTDPLRGTRAHVGRLLDGCASAEDLFAALTG, from the coding sequence ATGAGCGTGCGCCGGGTCATGGGCTCCGAGGTGGAATACGGCATCAGCGTGGTCGGGCAGCCGACCGCCAACCCGATGGTCGCCTCGTCGCAGGTCGTGAACGCCTACGCGTCGTCGGCGCTGCGCGCCCGCCGCGCCCGGTGGGACTTCGAGGAGGAGAACCCGCTGCGGGACGCGCGCGGCTTCGACCTCTCCCGCGGCCAGGCCGATCCCTCGTTGCTCACCGACGAGGACCTGGGGCTGGCCAACAGCATCCTCACCAACGGCGCGCGGCTCTACGTGGACCACGCCCACCCGGAGTACTCGAGCCCCGAGGTCGTCACGCCGCTCGACCTCGTGCGCTGGGACAAGGCGGGGGAGCGGATCATGCTCGAGGCGACCCGGCTCGCGGCCGGGCTCCCGCAGGGCCAGGCGATCGTGCTCTACAAGAACAACACCGACAACAAGGGCGCGTCCTACGGCGCCCACGAGAACTACCTGATGCGGCGCTCCACGCCGTTCGCCGACATCGTGCGCCACCTGACGCCGTTCTTCGTCTCGCGGCAGGTCGTCTGCGGCGCCGGCCGAGTGGGGATCGGCCAGGACGGCCGCACCCACGGGTTCCAGGTCAGCCAGCGAGCCGACTTCTTCGAGGTCGAGGTCGGGCTCGAGACGACCCTCAAGCGCCCGATCATCAACACGCGCGACGAGCCGCACGCGGATCCCGACCTGCACCGTCGGCTCCACGTCATCATCGGCGACGCCAACCTGGCGGAGGTGTCGACCTACCTCAAGGTCGGCACGACCGCGCTGGTGCTGGCGATGATCGAGGACGGCTTCATCGACGCCGACCTGTCGGTCGACGGGCCCGTCGCGGCGCTGCGCGCCGTCTCCCACGACCCGTCGCTCACCCACCTCGTCACGCTGAAGGACGGACGCCGGCTCACGGCCGTGCAGCTCCAGCGGGTCTACCTGGAGCTCGCCCACGCGTACGTCGACGAGCGGCTCGGCGGCGACGTCGACGCGGCGACCAAGGACGTGCTGGTGCGCTGGGGCTCCGTGCTCGACCGCCTCGAGCGCGACCCGTTCGAGTGCGCGGGCGAGCTCGACTGGGTGGCGAAGTACGCGCTGCTGCGGCAGTACCAGGAGCGCGACGGGCTCGACTGGGACGACGCGAAGCTCCACCTGATCGACCTGCAGTACTCGGACATCCGCCCGGAGAAGGGGCTCTACCACCGGCTGGTGGCCGCCGGTCGGATCGAGCGGCTCCTCACCGACGAGCAGGTCGCCGCGGCGATCCACGAGCCGCCGGAGGACACGCGGGCCTACTTCCGCGGGCGCTGCATCGAGAAGTTCGGGGACAGCGTCGCGGCCGCCTCGTGGGACTCGGTCATCTTCGACCTGCCCGGCCGGGAGTCGCTGCAGCGGATCCCCACGACAGACCCGCTGCGCGGCACGCGGGCCCACGTGGGTCGGCTGCTCGACGGCTGCGCTTCGGCCGAGGACCTGTTCGCGGCGCTGACCGGCTGA
- a CDS encoding ABC transporter permease, with protein sequence MSLPVPSATGADPVAVGPVAPEEAGVSLGRATWRRLRRTPTAWVGATIIGLFVLVAIAAPLLTPYEPASTRWASEVSTTNVPGPSAEHWLGLDRYGADMATQLVYGARTSLLYGVVSTLIGLLAGTALGALAGGAGAVGGRVGAWVDATIMRLVDVMLAVPSLLLAVSIAAVLGTSGTAIVVAIGAAQVPVFARLLRSSMLAQAGADYVLAANALGLRRSRIVMSHLLPNSVGPTIVQATLNLATAIIEVAALSYLGLGTPEVASAEWGRMLVAAQERFDEAPRLALLPGIAIAVTALGFTLLGEALREALDPRSRR encoded by the coding sequence GTGAGTCTCCCCGTCCCGTCCGCGACCGGTGCCGACCCGGTCGCCGTCGGTCCCGTCGCCCCCGAGGAGGCCGGCGTCAGCCTCGGCCGCGCGACGTGGCGCCGGCTGCGCCGCACCCCGACCGCCTGGGTGGGCGCCACGATCATCGGCCTCTTCGTGCTCGTCGCGATCGCCGCGCCGCTCCTGACGCCCTACGAGCCGGCCAGCACCCGGTGGGCCTCGGAGGTCAGCACGACGAACGTGCCCGGACCGTCGGCCGAGCACTGGCTCGGGCTCGACCGGTACGGCGCCGACATGGCCACCCAGCTGGTGTACGGCGCGCGCACCTCGCTGCTGTACGGCGTGGTGTCCACCCTCATCGGGCTCCTGGCCGGCACCGCGCTGGGCGCCCTGGCGGGCGGGGCCGGCGCCGTCGGCGGCCGCGTCGGCGCGTGGGTCGACGCCACGATCATGCGGCTCGTGGACGTCATGCTGGCGGTGCCGAGCCTGCTCCTGGCCGTCAGCATCGCCGCGGTGCTGGGCACGAGCGGCACGGCGATCGTCGTCGCCATCGGCGCGGCCCAGGTGCCGGTGTTCGCCCGCCTGCTGCGCAGCTCGATGCTCGCCCAGGCCGGTGCCGACTACGTGCTGGCGGCGAACGCCCTGGGGCTGCGGCGCTCCCGGATCGTGATGAGCCACCTCCTGCCCAACTCCGTCGGGCCGACGATCGTGCAGGCCACGCTCAACCTCGCCACGGCCATCATCGAGGTGGCCGCGCTGTCCTACCTGGGCCTCGGCACGCCGGAGGTCGCCAGCGCCGAGTGGGGCCGCATGCTCGTCGCCGCCCAGGAGCGCTTCGACGAGGCGCCGCGCCTCGCGCTCCTGCCCGGCATCGCCATCGCCGTCACCGCCCTGGGGTTCACCCTCCTCGGGGAGGCGCTCCGCGAGGCCCTCGACCCCCGGTCCCGGAGGTGA
- a CDS encoding ABC transporter ATP-binding protein has translation MSPTSPTTPTTATDPSRGVPEEEPLLSVRDLRVRFHSRDHDVVAVDQVSLDVPAGRNVALVGESGSGKSVTSLAIMGLLPRRGVEVTGEVRYRGQDLLTTGERQREALRGPEIAMVFQDPMTSLNPVVTIGVQLDEVLRRHFDLSRRERRERCADLLARVGIPDPVRRLKEYPHQLSGGMRQRVLIAIALACEPRLLIADEPTTALDVTIQAQVLDVLAALVADSDAALLLITHDLGVVAGVCDEVNVMYAGRIVESAPRRPLFAAPAHPYTVGLLGSIPRLDTPRGTPLVPIPGSPTQTVPWTGACAFSPRCARADDTCRTTSPDLEPDLEPGPGAGGPDRRRRCFHPVEAPAPREKEL, from the coding sequence ATGAGCCCCACGAGCCCCACGACCCCGACGACCGCCACCGACCCGTCCCGCGGCGTACCGGAGGAGGAGCCGCTGCTCTCCGTGCGTGACCTGCGGGTGCGCTTCCACAGCCGCGACCACGACGTCGTTGCCGTGGACCAGGTGTCGCTCGACGTGCCGGCCGGCCGCAACGTGGCCCTCGTCGGCGAGTCCGGCAGCGGCAAGTCGGTGACCTCGCTGGCGATCATGGGCCTGCTGCCCCGTCGCGGCGTCGAGGTGACCGGGGAGGTGCGCTACCGGGGCCAGGATCTCCTGACGACGGGGGAGCGGCAGCGCGAGGCGCTCCGCGGGCCCGAGATCGCCATGGTGTTCCAGGACCCGATGACGTCCCTCAACCCCGTCGTCACGATCGGGGTCCAGCTCGACGAGGTGCTCCGACGCCACTTCGACCTGTCGCGCCGCGAGCGCCGGGAGCGGTGTGCCGACCTGCTCGCACGCGTCGGCATCCCCGACCCCGTGCGGCGCCTGAAGGAGTACCCCCACCAGCTCTCCGGCGGCATGCGCCAGCGGGTCCTCATCGCGATCGCGCTCGCCTGCGAGCCGCGGCTGCTCATCGCCGACGAGCCGACCACGGCGCTGGACGTCACGATCCAGGCCCAGGTGCTCGACGTGCTGGCCGCGCTGGTCGCCGACAGCGACGCCGCGCTCCTGCTCATCACGCACGACCTGGGCGTCGTCGCCGGGGTCTGCGACGAGGTCAACGTCATGTACGCCGGACGGATCGTGGAGTCCGCGCCGCGCCGGCCGCTCTTCGCGGCGCCCGCCCATCCCTACACGGTGGGCCTGCTGGGCAGCATCCCGCGGCTCGACACCCCACGCGGCACGCCGCTCGTGCCGATCCCCGGCTCGCCCACCCAGACCGTGCCGTGGACCGGTGCCTGCGCGTTCAGCCCCCGGTGCGCCCGCGCCGACGACACCTGCCGGACGACGTCCCCGGACCTGGAGCCGGACCTGGAGCCCGGCCCCGGGGCCGGCGGGCCGGATCGCCGTCGGCGCTGCTTCCACCCGGTGGAGGCGCCGGCGCCCCGCGAGAAGGAGCTGTGA